Proteins from a single region of Abyssalbus ytuae:
- a CDS encoding M48 family metalloprotease: MRRGSSKLRLIIAAGIILFALVKYCSSADTNPYTGKEQHITLSPDEEITIGLQSAPEMAAQHGGLHPDSRYQALVDAVGKKLVNNSIARETPYRYEFHLLADEQTINAFALPGGQVFITYALFSKLENEDQLAGVLGHEIGHVIGRHSADRISKQGLTQGILSGVAVGSESGAATQMATVIANVINMKYGRDDELESDDLGVRFMIRAGYNPEEMIGVMEILKSAAGPNRVPEFQSTHPDPENRIGKIKESIIKYRGKV, from the coding sequence ATGAGACGAGGAAGTAGTAAATTGAGGTTAATTATCGCAGCTGGTATAATATTGTTTGCTCTGGTAAAATATTGTTCTTCAGCAGATACTAACCCGTATACAGGTAAAGAGCAGCACATTACACTTTCACCCGATGAAGAAATAACTATAGGATTACAAAGTGCTCCTGAAATGGCTGCACAACACGGGGGGTTACATCCTGATAGCCGTTACCAGGCATTGGTAGATGCGGTTGGAAAAAAGCTTGTTAATAACAGCATTGCAAGAGAAACTCCATACAGATATGAGTTTCATCTTTTGGCTGATGAACAGACCATTAATGCATTTGCCTTACCGGGAGGACAAGTATTTATTACATACGCACTTTTTTCTAAATTAGAAAACGAAGATCAACTGGCCGGAGTATTAGGTCATGAAATAGGCCATGTAATTGGGAGACATTCAGCCGACAGGATATCAAAACAGGGTTTAACTCAGGGAATTTTAAGTGGGGTTGCAGTAGGAAGTGAAAGTGGGGCAGCTACACAAATGGCCACAGTAATTGCAAATGTAATTAATATGAAATATGGTAGGGATGATGAACTTGAAAGCGATGATTTAGGAGTGAGATTCATGATAAGGGCAGGCTATAACCCCGAAGAAATGATAGGGGTGATGGAAATTTTGAAATCTGCTGCAGGGCCAAACAGGGTACCGGAATTTCAAAGTACACATCCCGATCCCGAAAACAGGATTGGAAAAATAAAAGAATCTATTATTAAATACAGAGGAAAAGTATAA